ATTTGTTGCGGTTTGCAAAATAATATTCTGTATTTTTATCGGACAATAGTGATAAGAAATGAGAAATGACAAAGAAAATGCAATTGCGAAGCTGACTTTAGAGTATTCACTCGACATTATTAAGTACGCAGAAGTGCTCGAAAAAGAAAAGAAATTTGTTATTGCAAATCAGCTGCTAAAATCCCGAACTTCTATTGGGGCGAATGTGAGAGAGGCGCAAAATGCAGAAAGTAAAGTTGATTTCATTCATAAACTAAAGATTGCAGCTAAAGAATCAGATGAAACAGAATACTGGCTTGTTCTATGCAAATTATCTGAAAGCTATCCGAATCCGGACATTCTGGAAGATAAACTTCATGTAGTCTGTAAGATTTTGTCAAAAATTAGTATCATCAAAAAAGCACATATAGTATTTTCAAATTAGCTAATTTTCAAATTGACTAATCAACGAA
This is a stretch of genomic DNA from Bacteroidota bacterium. It encodes these proteins:
- a CDS encoding four helix bundle protein: MRNDKENAIAKLTLEYSLDIIKYAEVLEKEKKFVIANQLLKSRTSIGANVREAQNAESKVDFIHKLKIAAKESDETEYWLVLCKLSESYPNPDILEDKLHVVCKILSKISIIKKAHIVFSN